The following is a genomic window from Chryseobacterium sp. StRB126.
AATTGCCAAGATTGAAAATGCAAAACTGGAAGGCATTGGACAATCATTCATAGACAGTATTGTAAATGCCTCTAATACAGATGCCGCAGCAGAAAGTAATAATGATGAAACCAATTTGTTAAATGCTTTTAAAACTTTTAGAGACAATCTATCCGGCTATCAGATCACTACCTACAGTTATGACCCTTTAATTGGAGTAAGAAGTATTACCCCACCATCAGGCATCCGGGAAGTTTACCTTTATGATACAGCCGGCAGGCTTAAAGAAGTCAGAGAGCATAACAATACTGGAAAACTATTAAAAGAATTTAACTACCATTACAAAAACTAAGACGATGAAAAAAATACTCATTCCCGTAGGCATATTGCTGATAAGTCATTCAGCCTATGCCCAGCTCACTCAGGGAGAAAACTATATTCAATCCAAAACTTATCTGGATTATAATGGAACGACACCTTCCAAAAAATCTCAGAAACCGTTCAGTATTTTGACGGCCTTGGAAGACCAAAACAAGTTGTTAATGTAAAAAACTCTCCACTAGGAAAAAATTGGATTATCCATATTGAATATGATTAGTTTCGGGGACTGCTTCAGAACTTTAAAACCAAGAACAGAGTGACTAAGATGAATAGCCAGGTTTTGGTACAGGGAGCGTATCTGGTGACCATAAAAACGGATAATAACAAAACAGCGAATGCAAAGCTGATTAAGAAATAACAAAACAACAATCATGAAAAAAGTAATACTTATGGCATCTGCATTGTCAGGTATAATGGTATTGGGACAGGCTTCTATAGGAGGTGGAGCCACCAATGATATTCAAAAGATATTTCCAGCCACTCCTGAAACGTACAGTATGTTTAAAGCTGGGGATTTTCCAGTAGATTACAGGACTGGAAAACTGAATGTTTCCGTTCCTTTATATGAAATCAAAACAAGATATGGGGTGACTATTCCCATTGGTTTAACTTATAATACAGGAGGAATTAAAGTGGATGAGATGTCAGGAATAGCCGGATTAGGCTGGTCCTTGGCCATCCCCAATACGATTTCTGTAGAAATGCATGGAAAGAATGACCTGGACAGTAATGTATGGTTTCCCAAGGCTCCTTATTATTATACAACCCAAGAGGTAGCTTTGTTTCCTCAAGAAGATATTGACAAATTATCGCATGTGATGAACGGAAATCTGGACACAGAACCTGATATTTACCATTATAACTTACCT
Proteins encoded in this region:
- a CDS encoding DUF6443 domain-containing protein yields the protein MSETVQYFDGLGRPKQVVNVKNSPLGKNWIIHIEYD